A region of the Melospiza georgiana isolate bMelGeo1 chromosome Z, bMelGeo1.pri, whole genome shotgun sequence genome:
GGAGACTGCAATTCAAATCTAGCTGGAGTACATAGCTAAGGCTCAATAAAGACCTTGAATCTGCAGATCAAATTAGAAGCCTGTAcaagattttctttctctctgacATTACAGACTTGTGAGAAGAGTGTGAGAGATGATCCCGAGACAGTTGCATGGgaggagctccagcagaaccaaaTGCACTATAGCACTCAGGGAGGTGAAAAGTTTATGCAAGAGAACTTGGGATATCAGGAACAACACGGTTTACTTGTGAACTTTCTGTTAGGCTGTCTAACAAAATAATCTTCGACAAGATGtttagaacaaaataaaattaaaatcttgaaGAGAACAACTCAGCTGCAAGTCTGCTGAACAGACTTAGTTGCACTGGCTGGTGAAATGGACTTCAGTATAGTTTGCTAGAATAGTCTACATTAGTTCCAGcctagatttttttcctcttaagcCAGCACGTGAAGTATCATCCTTCTAGATTTGCCACCAGTTTTGCTCCTTCTCAAAgtacttctctctctctgattAAAAATTTTTAGATAGGGAAAAAAGTGGTGTTCAAAACATCTGTTACAGATATTTGTCTGAGCTGAAGAAAGATCCATTGCATCCTTTACTGGAAGTCTGAAAAATTTATTACTTCAGCACTAAAAGCAACAGTAAATTTCATGGAACCTTTCTATACAAATCCAAATTAGTACTGTTGCACCAGTTGTTGGAATACCTTCATAAGTcttcagtgggtttttttttccctcttaaacagaaataaacaaggCAAAATGGGCTCAGGCCTTTAAATACTATAGACAAGTTCACTCTTCAGCAGAAAATCAAACAGAgatccaggctgcagctgggtgaGGAAACAGAAGGGACAACTATTTGCTACTCCCTCACTTCTGATAGTATGTGCTTAGCTGTGATTAGACACATAGGAAAGctcatgttttcttttgctgtgagaaaaaggtaaagaaaaccATTGCATGCGGTGAAGTATAAAGGCTACTGCTGTGCTCTCTTTCCCTTgcattcttcttcttcttcttttttttctttataagaAGGGTGTTCCTTTCCTCAAAGaaagaaggagagggagaatgACTGTAAACTGTCCAAAAGGACCGTGAGAAAACAGGAAGCTTTGAAAAGTACAAGAGAAAGCAAGATGAAATCTATTTGCAGGCGGTTCCCCGGGGACATGTGAGCCATTGTTAAGCAGGCTGTTCATACAGCTATATCCTTCCTTCTGCTGAGGAGGAGCTCGGTGCCAAAAGGCTGCTATCTGGTCATTGCCTTAACCCTCCAAGTACCAGCCAGAAATATTTGCCTTCAAGAGTCTTCAGGGGCTCTATCAGAGAGGTAGTGTTAGGTAATGTTCCTAATGCAAAAAAACAATTCCTGATTCTGTGTCTGCTTATTGTTGCAATCTTCACTGTCAGAGGCACTGATGCTGATTCATACCCCTTCAGACATATGAGAAACAGATTCACTATGCTTActtgtttctttcttcattGGAACACTGGGTGGgacagaaaagtaaaaaaataagaaaaacaggTGTTCCTGTAGAGCTTTTGTTCCTGTCTGGAAAACATACTGGTGATACTCTATTTCCCAGTTCCAACTATTGCCCTCTCCAAGTTTCAATAGTCTGTCATCGTCAAACACTGAGCTGAACACAACCTTCCAGCTAATCTGCACATACCCAAAAAGGCATGTGGATCCATATACTGCCCCCACAAAATCTGATCAAAAATTTGAGATTCTTTTCTGAAGTTTGAGGAGTCAGAGAACTACTTCAACCAAATGGGAACAACAAGGCATGTTTGCAGATGTTCTCAAAGAATGAAAACCTCCAGCAGACCTGACTTGTTACACCCATAGAATTTcagtaaaagaaattattttatcaatATAGAGTAATGTAAGCACTACTACACAACATACTACTTTCATAAGACATAAATTAGAACAAAGTACTGAAGGTGGAAGACTTTGCTGCTAGTGTTTCAAAGTAAAATGTTTTGatgttaagaaagaaaaattatgaagtCAGAAATATTCATTCTGACATTTTCTTACTAAAACCAGCACTGAACATCATATATTCCTATGACATTTTGAAATTCTACATTTTTTCAAGATGAAATAAGGATCATATGAATTAAATatgatgaaaaaatatttccagttaAATTTTTCATCCATCTCTGCTTCTTCATGAGAAATTCCTTTTAAGAAAATATCAATGCCATAGAGATGTAGAACGAAAGAGTTCTAGAAATTGCTTTCAGTCTTTAGTTTCTTATGCACAACCTCGGTAATATGCTCCACTCTGTATTTACAGCCATCTTAGAACAAATTAAAGTGGGAAATCTCCAGCCTTTGACTTCACAAAGTACGACAACAGTAATGAACCAGCTAGGCATTGGAACACTGGAGGCAGCAAAAGAACTTATGTAGCATCCAGTACTGAACAAGAATATAGATATGAATAATTCATAAGAAATGTATTAGAAGTAAACAGGATCAATAAAGTCTTTAGGGTTtatggggagggaggagaagagaGGATGGAAATGGAATGCcagtctccagtgctgggggacaGCGGCAAACTGGAATTTAAAGGACTGTAGAAAGGCCAGGTGGTCTCAGAGGCTGTTTTGTTAGCATACTAATATCCTGCCTTGAATTCCAGTCTGGTAATTACACTCTACCCATTCAAATCCTTTCTgtagttttattttgctgtggCTTTTTCTAACCTCTTTCTTGAACTGTTGCATAGCATCACTGTGTGAAattctggctgctgctttttcatGATCTTCTGCAGGGTGCATGATTTGATTCCtgctttttttcagtgtttcaagCTATGAAGCACTTAAATTTCTGTTTGGATGATTGTACTAAGCAAATGTCAGATATGTTTTTGTCCTCAAATGTCTGTGGCACTTAAAcaatcacagggaaaaaaaccccaaaacttatGTGAGAAGGAATGATCCTGATGGGAAAGGGAGTAAACCACAGGTATTTATCTCCATTATTTTGTGCTACATAAGCAGAACCTgggtaaagaaagaaaatcaggcTGGTTTATGTTAATTTTTGAATACAAGTGTTAGCAGGTTTTCACTATGTGTTAGCAGGTTTGTTTTTCTAATTCTACCATATGATAAGATGACGACATCAGAGAAATATGCTTTAGGATCATACCTCTACCACCAAATGTACTTACCTTGCATTTAAAGGGTTTGACATCAGAGTGAACAATCATGTGGGCCTTGAGAGTCTGCTTTTGCACAAAGCTCTTGAAGCACAAATGGCATTGATAGGCTCTGATATTGGTGTGGATCAGGACATGTCGCTTCATGTTGGCCAGCAGAGTAAATTCCCGGCCACAAATTCCACATTTGTGCTCTTTCAcaccctgaaaaaaaataaattctgtagATGTAAAATTTTCTAGGTAATTTAATCGTCAGTACAGCAATTTATGAATTATTCATTCTGCATTAGCAAAGTtgataataaattatttcacttttaacatttttcaagGTATTTTCTCCTGACAAATTCTTACAAGCTTCTGAGAAGCagagaagtaaaacaaaacacaaacttaATGAAGTAATGAAGACTGTTTTCAAATAAATCTAACATAGTCAGCGTCAGAgcttccctctcctgctctgctgcttaaGTAAAGTATTGATTACACATCTCACATTTATTGCAGAGAGAAATATCTGCTTATTCCTGGTGGGATTTTCAGTAACCACTATGGAATGATTTCATTTTATATGAGGTTTATAGAACATTTCTATCACTTTTTATGCTATCTACTCAATTTATGATTACATAATTCAATATTCTTACTCACACCCATGTGGTCTGTCAGCTTCTCAGTGATTTAGATACTATGAAAATCAAAGAATTTGCTACTATACAGCTGAAGAGGTTTATGTGCTGAAGGTAACAAGGATTTACTAGTGAGGTGCTGAGAGCAATTACTCCTTCCACAGCCCTTCTTTAAAAAGTTGTGAAATGACTGTCAGTGGTTTTCCCAGTTAATTACAAAGCTAAAACTGGACATCACTACCAGTTTCAAGTGTCTGCTCATTTGATATGAAGCTGCGTTTAGTCAGCTAAGTACTATTATTTTCATGGTGAATCCACCTGTGGCTGTGGACAAAGAAGCAAAAGCTCTCTAAGGGCTCAGGGGCATTTCATTCCCTGTGACAAAAAAACATACCAAGTCTTCAATTAGTGGAATCTTGCATGGTAAATCTGAAGAGCAGGGAATCTCCAGAAATTATAAGcatgaagcagaaaagaaaaagcaaatgtgGAAGTAGAAGTTGTGCAGTTTTCAAAGAATATGTGACTATAAGACTCAAGGGCCATAGCTTTCTGTATTTCTAATGTTTTTCATGTAAAAGCCAAAATTCAAATGTTAAAGGAAAAATACGCTAATCTGGCAGCaacctttttttaaagtgaaagaaTTTGACTTCTCttattatttttgtaaaagTGGATTGTCAATTTCAGAGTTTCTTGAATGTAACAATTgcatttttcctatttttggAAGCAATCTTTTCGGAAGAGTTCCAAAGCTTTCTCGTACCCTAAGCTGGCCCTGCTGTCACCACTGTCTGCAGAGGAAAAACTGCTACTTGATATTAATTGGCTGTTATTATGATCCTACTTGTCCATTTATATTAACTGGCATTCTGGATAACATATGCACAAAGGGGAATTTTTCTTAgggttattttgttttttaaatgtcatcTCATTACAATGATTCTTCAAAATCTGATGAGTAAtaacatacttttttttttttttttttttttttgctacagtCCACTACAAACTCACGTACTTCCTAATTAAGGGAATAAAGTATCACAACTGgctttcacttaaaaaaaatcttttaaaattttgggaTTATGGGGTGGTTATACAGCTTTGCAAAATTTTACAGAAGGTCATTCTgaaaaaagccccaagaaaCAGAGAGATATGAATCCGGTTTGGGGAAGTGATACAGGGGGTTTAATTGAATTCCTGcttataacaaagttgtgtttgCGTGTACTTTTTTAAGGCTGGCAAAGACATCTGGCTGATACAACTACCAGCAATGCTGGAGTTTCTGTGTAAACCTCTGCAGCTGGCAAGAGACCACGTTTCTGAGGAGGTACCTGCCCTTGTGTAGCTTTCATTGCCTGTAATCCTTATACTACCTTCATATGCAAGGTGAGAGCTGGCTTACCTTGTGAGTCAGGGAGTGTTGCTTCAGGTGGTGGGGCTGCACAAACTCCATGCCGCATTCAGTGCAGATGTATGGGCGGATGTCTTTGTGCTTCATCATGTGGTTTTGCAGCTGACTTGGGTACTGGAAGGTCTTATCACACTCGGTGCAATTGTACTGTATAGGGCCACGGTGGGTGGTTAGGTGTCTCTTCAGCTGGGCCAGAGTTGGAAAGTCCAGACCACACTCCACACAAATGTTCTCTCGTCCACTCTCATGCTTAGACTCATGTGCTTTCAGCTCACTGGGGTAGGCAAAACCCCTGCCACAGATCCTGCAGTTGTAAGGTTTGATATCACTGTGTTGCATCATGTGTCTCTTAAGGTGACTGGTTTGAGTGAAAGCCTTGTGGCACACCTGGCACTTATGTGGCCGAGTGCCCTGGTGTGTCAACATATGCGTGTGCAAGTGGCTCAGCTGCTTGAAAAGCTTGCCACACCGGGTGCAAGCATGTGGTTTAATGCCACTGTGACCCAAGATATGGGTGACCAAATTGTACTTGGATGTATAGGACTTCTCACACATGGGACATTGCCAGCGTTTCTGCTCACCCCCCACATCAACATAGTAGCTGTCATCTATCTGAAGGTTGACATCTACTCTTTCcactttctgtttgttttcaccACTTTCTCTTACTTCAGCCCTCCTGAAGGGTGGTTCTGTAGGTCTTTTCATTTGCAAAGGGTTCCTGAAATGAAAGTTTGGTGGTACAATGAAAGGAAACATTAAGCCAGGATGGACTTTAGGATAATAAGGGTAAGGAGCCTGCATGAATGCTGGGTTACTGGGCCATGCCATGCTAGGCTTCACTGGTTCTTGCTTAATGGGCTTGGCTCCAAAATGCTCCAGAGTTCTGTAGAACTGAAAACCAAAGTTGCAGAGGTCAATCATCTGGGAACTGTACTTGGGCTGAGTTGGCTGTTGGAACACCAAGGGGAGACTGGAAGAGCCCATGTCGTGATCCTCAGGTCGATCTGGTGATGATGAGGAATCCTCAAGGGTGATGGGAGGAGGCATTTTTGTTGGCATGCTCTTACGTTTGCGAGACCCTCCTTCCAAGGACCCCTGGAATGTTTCCATGTTTTCAAGAGGAGGAGGACCATAGCGGAAATGTGAGAGGTGTGTTCTGAATTCTTCATCAAATTGTGTTGCTCTGTGTGGCTTTGTAACGGGGCTGAGcggctgcaggcagagggagaagggagaggctCGGGTATTGTCCACATTAAAACTTGTTTCTTCGTTCTTCATCATAttcaattttcttctctgtggcCCAAATTCCTTAAAATAAgcaaaagaaaccccaaatctgtttattttttcatgttcttCTGGATTTAACAATCTATTGACCATTTTAttgttttgaagattgttggttttttttaaaataaataaaactaagGATTTCTTAGGTCCATATAGGATAAAGGCCttttaaagcagaattaaattggtaagtgaaaagcaaaaaagcttTGGTCTTCCTGCAGCAGATTTGACCCAGACAACATTTTTACAACTTAAACATCCTGTACTGTGACCCACTACTTCACAGATGAAACCAGTATGGCAATGCTTCTGCCAAACTTTATTCAGTCAGTCTGTTTGTGGGCAAaattctgtccttggctgtgCATGAACGGCTCTAGAAATTGGCAGTGCATATAAAGGATATAGCAATACAAACAATAATATGCACATTTATTATGGTTGTGACATGAAAAGCCAAAGCCAAAAAATGTTAAGCTTCTTTGTATCATTAACATGTGCTGCTGTGAGAGAAAACAATGGCCAAGTGATCTAAGGACACTGTGTACCATCAGGTTTTGCGCCATGTTTCCTGGCTGCTCGCACTTTGTATTGTAATAAGAAGGCggagattaatttattttctttgttttaatcaCAGAGATATTTGCCTGGCAGGTCTGGGGGAGGAAAGACATTTGACAACTCTCCAAATTACACTTAGTTTAATAGGTTTTATCTAagatgtttttttgtttgtttgtttctaaacAGGTGGGCAAAATCACCACTATAAAACTAAATATAGAACTGATGTCAACAAAACCCTGGGGACTGCAGAGTAACTGACATCTAAAAATGCTCTGAGCATATCTGATGATAGAATGTGATGAGGCAGATAAATAACTTATTCCTGGCAAAATTTTATGTTCAACTGATCATACGGGGAACTTCATCTGAATTTGTGGTTCATCTAAAACATTGGTTATAAATTTTGGTTAATCTTAAATAAGGCTACTATTTTTTCCCTCGTTCCTCTAGTGTCATAGAATCTGAAAACTTTCAttagaaaagacctttaagatcatcaagtccagacATTAATTGCCAAATCCACCACAAAAACATGTCCCTAAGCACCACaagtcttttaaatacctccaaggatggtgactccatcacttcTGTGGGCAACCTGTTTCAGATCTTGACCACTTTTTCTGTGAAGAGGTTCTTTCCCTGgaacaacttgaggccatttcctcttgtcctatcacttgttacctgggaaaAGAGACAAATACCCACCTGGTTATAACctctttcaggcagttgtagagagtgataatgTTATCCTGaagctccttttctccaggcgaaacagccccagctccctcagtcactCATTACAGGACTTGTGAAACAGACCCTTCACAAGCACCATTggccttctctggacatgctccagcacctcaatgtctttcttggagtgaggggcccaaaactggacacaggatttgaagtatggcctcaccagtgctgagtacagggggtcaatccctgccctgctcctgctggccacaccattgctggcacaggccaggatgccattggccttcttggccacctgggcactgctggctcacgctcagctgctgtcaccagcacccccagggccttttcctgtggcagctttgcagccactctgccccagcctgtggcactgcctggggttgctgtgacccaagggcaggacccagcactgggCCTTGTTGAGCCTCACACCACTGGGCTCAGCccatgatccagcctgtccagatccctctgcagagccttcctgccctccagcaggtCAGCACTCCCACCCAGATTGGGGTAATCCACAAACTTAGCAAGGGTATGCTTGAACCCCACATTCATCAATAAAGATATTAAAGagggctgggcccagtgctgacCCCTGGGCAGCATCACTGGTGTCATCAGCCAACTGGATGTAACTATTCACTACCACTCTCCAGACCAGGGCATCCTGGCATTTTTTTATATAGGAAACAGTGCACTCATGAAGCCATGAGAGCTGTCt
Encoded here:
- the ZNF366 gene encoding zinc finger protein 366 — translated: MESPSLEEFGPQRRKLNMMKNEETSFNVDNTRASPFSLCLQPLSPVTKPHRATQFDEEFRTHLSHFRYGPPPLENMETFQGSLEGGSRKRKSMPTKMPPPITLEDSSSSPDRPEDHDMGSSSLPLVFQQPTQPKYSSQMIDLCNFGFQFYRTLEHFGAKPIKQEPVKPSMAWPSNPAFMQAPYPYYPKVHPGLMFPFIVPPNFHFRNPLQMKRPTEPPFRRAEVRESGENKQKVERVDVNLQIDDSYYVDVGGEQKRWQCPMCEKSYTSKYNLVTHILGHSGIKPHACTRCGKLFKQLSHLHTHMLTHQGTRPHKCQVCHKAFTQTSHLKRHMMQHSDIKPYNCRICGRGFAYPSELKAHESKHESGRENICVECGLDFPTLAQLKRHLTTHRGPIQYNCTECDKTFQYPSQLQNHMMKHKDIRPYICTECGMEFVQPHHLKQHSLTHKGVKEHKCGICGREFTLLANMKRHVLIHTNIRAYQCHLCFKSFVQKQTLKAHMIVHSDVKPFKCKLCGKEFNRMHNLMGHMHLHSDSKPFKCLYCPSKFTLKGNLTRHMKVKHGVMERGFHSQGFGRGRIALSQTNVLRSLEQEEPFDLSQKSQGKGISFHSDGESAKGSSCQEEEEDNCYEVDRYSPATYHHDDNKLYMAQDLSGKPECMMKDFRESYCNEKEEVLSEGGLGKRIGNSDKEERRGEGELANSKEHLSFRSFEKARLGHSLSDYLYFKHKNKSLKELLERKMEKQTMLLGI